From Hartmannibacter diazotrophicus, a single genomic window includes:
- a CDS encoding thioredoxin domain-containing protein has product MTNRLAGETSPYLLQHADNPVDWWPWNAEALAHARDAGKPILLSIGYAACHWCHVMAHESFEDSETADLMNRLFVNIKVDREERPDIDQIYMSALQALGVPGGWPLTMFLTPDGAPFWGGTYFPKVGRYGQPAFADVLNGIVATMASKPDDVGQNRDALLHHLRKKRQQRGTRLDGQMLDLAADKLFSIMDAVNGGFQGAPKFPQVMVLDLLWRIGLRRPEPKFVSVVEHTLERISNGGIYDHLGGGYSRYSVDERWLAPHFEKMLYDNGLLLELLARACRKSGSELFRRRIEETVTWLLRDMALEGGAFAASLDADSEGEEGRAYVWSREEVEDILGAGADDFCGVYDVTAGGNWEGHNILNRLASHGGPLTEDQLAPLRQKLLEHRNRRVQPGRDDKCLADWNGLAIAGLAEVAIALDRPDWLDAAKCAYRFVADSMQKDGRLCHSARGAQRVFPGMATDHANMAKAALALHQATFDPVYIDDASRWIEELDRHYQAEDGSYCLSADDADDLIVRPQSVMDEATPNANGIAAGISVDLYLLTGRSAHLERADRILGSAGTAVGRNVVGTASLMSAFARRLDLQTVAIVGPSGPVRDDLARTARHYWPMAVLFVAESTGDLEDGHPAAGKTAIEGLPTAYVCSGQQCSLPIHEPEELAALAVNAL; this is encoded by the coding sequence ATGACCAATCGCCTCGCTGGAGAAACCAGCCCCTATCTCCTGCAGCATGCGGATAACCCGGTCGACTGGTGGCCTTGGAACGCCGAGGCTCTTGCCCATGCAAGGGATGCCGGCAAGCCCATCCTGCTGTCGATCGGCTACGCCGCCTGCCACTGGTGCCATGTCATGGCCCATGAGAGCTTCGAGGACAGCGAGACGGCAGACCTCATGAACCGGCTCTTCGTCAACATCAAGGTCGACCGCGAAGAGCGCCCGGACATCGACCAGATCTACATGTCCGCCCTGCAGGCCCTTGGCGTGCCGGGCGGCTGGCCGCTGACGATGTTCCTCACGCCCGATGGCGCTCCCTTCTGGGGCGGGACCTATTTCCCGAAGGTCGGACGCTATGGCCAACCTGCCTTTGCCGACGTCCTCAACGGCATTGTCGCGACGATGGCCTCCAAGCCCGACGACGTCGGCCAGAATCGCGACGCGTTGCTGCATCACCTGCGTAAGAAACGCCAACAGCGCGGCACTAGGCTCGACGGCCAGATGCTCGACCTTGCCGCCGACAAGCTGTTCTCCATCATGGATGCCGTCAACGGCGGCTTCCAGGGCGCACCGAAATTCCCGCAGGTCATGGTTCTCGATCTTCTCTGGCGGATCGGCCTGCGCCGGCCGGAGCCGAAGTTCGTCAGCGTGGTGGAACATACCCTGGAGCGCATTTCGAACGGCGGAATCTACGACCATCTCGGCGGTGGCTATTCGCGCTATTCCGTCGACGAGAGATGGCTCGCACCGCATTTCGAAAAAATGCTCTACGACAACGGCCTGCTGCTGGAGCTTCTTGCCCGCGCCTGCCGAAAGTCCGGGTCGGAACTGTTTCGTCGCCGAATCGAGGAGACGGTCACCTGGCTGCTGCGCGACATGGCTCTCGAGGGCGGGGCCTTTGCCGCCAGTCTGGATGCCGACTCCGAGGGCGAGGAGGGTCGCGCCTATGTCTGGTCCCGCGAGGAGGTGGAAGACATCCTCGGCGCGGGGGCCGATGACTTCTGCGGCGTCTACGACGTCACGGCCGGCGGCAACTGGGAAGGCCACAACATTCTCAATCGGCTCGCCTCCCATGGCGGGCCATTGACGGAAGACCAGCTGGCGCCCCTGAGGCAGAAACTTCTGGAGCACCGCAACAGGCGCGTCCAGCCCGGGCGTGACGACAAGTGTCTTGCCGACTGGAACGGCCTGGCCATTGCCGGTCTCGCCGAAGTCGCCATCGCCCTCGATCGTCCCGACTGGCTCGACGCTGCAAAATGCGCCTATCGTTTTGTCGCCGATTCAATGCAGAAGGATGGACGGCTCTGCCACAGTGCACGCGGCGCGCAGCGCGTCTTCCCCGGAATGGCGACGGACCATGCCAACATGGCCAAGGCCGCCCTTGCCTTGCACCAGGCGACCTTCGATCCCGTCTATATCGACGATGCCAGCCGTTGGATCGAAGAGCTCGACCGGCATTATCAGGCCGAGGATGGCAGCTACTGCCTTTCCGCCGACGATGCCGACGATCTCATCGTCCGGCCGCAATCAGTGATGGACGAAGCAACGCCGAATGCCAACGGCATTGCAGCCGGGATTTCGGTGGACCTCTATCTCCTGACCGGCAGGTCCGCGCACCTCGAACGGGCCGACCGCATCCTGGGCTCGGCCGGAACGGCGGTCGGGCGCAATGTCGTCGGAACGGCAAGCCTGATGTCGGCGTTCGCCCGGCGGCTCGATCTGCAAACGGTCGCGATTGTCGGACCATCGGGTCCGGTTCGCGATGACCTTGCAAGAACGGCCAGGCATTATTGGCCGATGGCCGTTCTTTTCGTCGCCGAATCGACCGGCGATCTCGAGGATGGACATCCGGCCGCCGGCAAGACCGCCATCGAAGGATTGCCCACCGCCTATGTCTGTTCCGGCCAGCAATGCTCGTTGCCGATCCACGAGCCTGAAGAGCTCGCCGCCCTGGCCGTCAACGCACTCTAG